A genomic segment from Nocardia cyriacigeorgica GUH-2 encodes:
- a CDS encoding PIG-L deacetylase family protein, with product MEQLPEDWQRGLVIVAHPDDIEYGAAAAVARWTGQGKDIRYVLATSGEAGIAGMAPADAGPLREGEEIASAAVVGVSEVEFLGYPDGRVEESLALRRDLAAAIRRHRPDMVVLFNFGDVWAPGYVNSADHRAVGRAALDAVSDAGNEWIFRELAELEPWTPRWAAVVGPKMTHAVDVTDTVDKAEASLAEHRRYLEALSDEPVADQVRAVLDMTAGRIDGFPAERAVGFELFHFRG from the coding sequence ATGGAGCAGCTACCGGAGGACTGGCAGCGCGGCTTGGTGATCGTCGCGCATCCCGACGACATCGAATACGGCGCCGCCGCGGCCGTGGCCCGCTGGACCGGACAGGGCAAGGACATTCGCTACGTCCTGGCCACCTCGGGTGAGGCCGGGATCGCGGGCATGGCCCCCGCGGATGCCGGGCCGCTGCGCGAAGGTGAGGAGATCGCCTCGGCGGCCGTTGTCGGCGTCAGCGAGGTCGAATTCCTCGGTTACCCTGACGGGCGGGTCGAGGAGAGCCTGGCCTTGCGCCGCGATCTGGCCGCCGCGATCCGGCGGCACCGCCCGGACATGGTGGTGCTGTTCAACTTCGGCGATGTCTGGGCGCCCGGATACGTCAACAGCGCCGATCACCGCGCCGTCGGCCGGGCCGCGCTGGACGCGGTCTCGGACGCGGGCAATGAGTGGATCTTCCGGGAACTGGCCGAACTCGAGCCGTGGACCCCGCGCTGGGCGGCGGTGGTGGGGCCGAAGATGACCCATGCGGTCGACGTCACCGACACCGTCGACAAGGCCGAGGCCTCGCTGGCCGAGCACCGCCGCTACCTCGAGGCATTGAGCGATGAGCCGGTCGCCGACCAGGTGCGGGCCGTGCTCGACATGACCGCCGGACGTATCGACGGGTTCCCCGCCGAGCGCGCGGTGGGGTTCGAGCTGTTTCACTTCCGCGGCTGA
- the recX gene encoding recombination regulator RecX, producing MDDDGSGTQPGDGSRLAAPRRNRAARGEAQPTGTESGGTVEQAKDACLRLLAVRARSRAELAQRLAAKGYTLEVSEQALDRLAEVGLIDDAAFAQQWVQSRHTYSGKGRQALAQELRRKGVSQDDAAPALAAVTTDDEHERATELVRRKLRTMPANLDRDKSIRRLVGMLARRGYNSATAYTVVKAELDTAGSDLDPDEPLHE from the coding sequence CTGGACGACGACGGCTCCGGCACGCAACCCGGTGACGGTTCCCGGTTAGCCGCTCCGCGGCGGAACAGGGCCGCGCGAGGCGAGGCGCAGCCGACGGGCACCGAATCCGGCGGCACCGTCGAGCAGGCCAAGGACGCATGCCTGCGATTGCTCGCCGTCCGGGCCCGTAGCCGCGCCGAACTCGCGCAACGGCTGGCGGCCAAGGGATACACCCTCGAAGTGAGCGAGCAGGCACTCGACCGGCTCGCCGAGGTCGGGCTCATCGACGACGCCGCCTTCGCCCAGCAATGGGTGCAGTCCCGGCACACCTATTCCGGCAAAGGCCGCCAAGCCCTCGCCCAGGAACTGCGCCGCAAGGGCGTCTCCCAAGACGACGCGGCCCCAGCACTCGCTGCCGTCACCACCGACGACGAACACGAGCGCGCCACCGAACTCGTCCGCCGCAAACTGCGCACCATGCCCGCGAACCTGGACCGCGACAAGTCAATCCGCCGCCTCGTCGGCATGCTCGCCCGCCGCGGCTACAACTCCGCCACCGCCTACACCGTCGTCAAAGCCGAACTCGACACGGCCGGTTCGGACCTCGACCCGGACGAGCCGCTGCACGAGTAG
- the recA gene encoding recombinase RecA, with translation MAPQAYDRDKALELALAQVEKSFGKGAVMRLGEEARQPVSVIPTGSIALDVALGIGGLPRGRVVEIYGPESSGKTTVALHAVANAQAAGGVAAFIDAEHALDPDYARKLGVDTDALLVSQPDTGEQALEIADMLVRSGAIDIIVIDSVAALVPRAEIEGEMGDSHVGLQARLMSQALRKMTSALNNSGTTAIFINQLREKIGVMFGSPETTTGGKALKFYASVRLDVRRIETLKDGSDAVGNRTRVKVVKNKVSPPFKQAEFDILYGHGISKEGSLIDMGVEQGFIRKSGSWYTYEGDQLGQGKENARKFLLDNTDIRDEIEKKIKEKLGIGADVTASEEVPADF, from the coding sequence ATGGCACCACAGGCGTACGACCGCGACAAGGCGCTCGAGCTCGCCCTGGCACAGGTGGAGAAGAGCTTCGGCAAGGGCGCGGTGATGCGGCTCGGCGAGGAGGCCCGCCAGCCGGTGTCGGTGATCCCGACCGGCTCCATCGCGCTGGATGTGGCCCTGGGCATCGGCGGTCTGCCGCGCGGGCGCGTCGTGGAGATCTACGGCCCGGAATCCTCGGGTAAGACCACTGTCGCCCTGCACGCGGTGGCCAACGCCCAGGCCGCGGGTGGTGTGGCGGCGTTCATCGACGCCGAGCACGCGCTCGACCCGGACTACGCCCGCAAGCTCGGCGTCGACACTGATGCGCTGCTGGTCTCCCAGCCCGACACCGGTGAGCAGGCCCTGGAGATCGCCGACATGCTGGTGCGCTCCGGCGCCATCGACATCATCGTCATCGACTCCGTCGCCGCCCTGGTGCCGCGCGCCGAGATCGAGGGCGAGATGGGCGACAGTCACGTCGGTTTGCAGGCCCGGCTGATGAGCCAGGCGCTGCGCAAGATGACCAGCGCGCTCAACAACTCCGGCACCACCGCCATCTTCATCAACCAGCTGCGCGAGAAGATCGGCGTCATGTTCGGCTCGCCGGAGACCACCACCGGTGGTAAGGCGCTGAAGTTCTACGCCTCGGTGCGCCTGGACGTGCGGCGCATCGAGACCCTCAAGGACGGCAGCGACGCGGTCGGCAACCGCACCCGCGTCAAGGTCGTCAAGAACAAGGTGTCGCCGCCGTTCAAGCAGGCCGAGTTCGACATCCTCTACGGCCACGGCATCTCCAAGGAGGGCTCGCTCATCGATATGGGTGTCGAGCAGGGCTTCATCCGCAAGTCCGGCTCCTGGTACACCTACGAGGGCGACCAGCTGGGCCAGGGCAAGGAGAACGCCCGCAAGTTCCTGCTGGACAACACCGATATCCGCGACGAGATCGAGAAGAAGATCAAGGAGAAGCTGGGCATCGGCGCCGACGTGACGGCGAGCGAAGAGGTCCCCGCCGATTTCTGA
- a CDS encoding CGNR zinc finger domain-containing protein: MLDPRPHLGEPLALDLLNTRWVSDGPQDLLIDVAGLRIWLASAGLADRADADAATLEAVRAARAAIYDTVRHGRRDALNEVLEHGRIRRTLAEAGPVDAPEVTDPVWLPGWLAADDLLRLLATSPDRIRQCAHPDCVLFFYDTSKNGTRRWHSMATCGNRTKAARHYAKKS, from the coding sequence ATGCTCGATCCACGCCCTCACCTCGGTGAACCCCTGGCCTTGGATCTGCTGAACACCCGCTGGGTGAGCGACGGACCACAGGATCTGCTCATCGATGTGGCCGGGTTGCGGATCTGGTTGGCGAGTGCCGGGCTGGCCGATCGCGCCGACGCGGACGCCGCCACGCTGGAGGCGGTGCGCGCCGCGCGCGCGGCCATCTACGACACCGTCCGCCACGGCCGCCGCGACGCACTCAATGAGGTGCTCGAGCACGGCCGGATCCGTCGCACGCTCGCCGAGGCCGGACCCGTCGACGCGCCCGAGGTCACCGATCCGGTCTGGCTGCCCGGCTGGCTGGCCGCCGACGACCTGCTGCGCCTGCTGGCCACGTCCCCCGACCGCATCCGCCAGTGCGCGCACCCCGATTGCGTGCTGTTCTTCTACGACACCTCCAAGAACGGCACCCGCCGCTGGCACTCCATGGCCACCTGCGGCAACCGCACCAAGGCCGCGCGCCATTACGCCAAGAAGTCCTGA
- a CDS encoding DUF3046 domain-containing protein, which yields MRLTEFQELLHTEFGVSRGDTLLTDHVIPSLGGRTGAAAIEAGVDPREVWRALCAEFDVPRSRW from the coding sequence GTGCGATTGACCGAATTCCAGGAGCTGTTGCACACCGAGTTCGGTGTGTCCCGCGGCGACACCCTCCTCACCGACCACGTCATCCCCTCCCTAGGCGGCCGAACCGGCGCCGCCGCCATCGAAGCCGGCGTCGACCCCCGCGAAGTCTGGCGCGCCCTCTGCGCCGAATTCGACGTCCCCCGCTCCCGCTGGTGA
- a CDS encoding VOC family protein, which produces MTMPQLATGHIGLNVSDLTRSVDFYRRALGFEQLAASTDDSRKWAFLGAGGTLVLTLWQQSDGTFVTTSPGLHHLSFQVDTIDEVRTVEATLRELSVDFAHDGVVAHGEGTASGGIFFTDPDGIRLEVYAPTGAESAPAPSGAAPTCGFF; this is translated from the coding sequence ATGACCATGCCCCAGCTCGCCACCGGCCACATCGGGCTCAACGTCTCCGACCTGACCCGTTCGGTCGACTTCTACCGCCGCGCCCTCGGCTTCGAGCAATTGGCGGCCAGCACCGACGACAGCCGGAAATGGGCCTTCCTGGGCGCCGGCGGCACTTTGGTGCTGACGCTGTGGCAGCAGAGTGACGGCACCTTCGTCACCACCAGCCCCGGACTGCACCACCTTTCGTTCCAGGTCGACACCATCGACGAGGTCCGAACGGTAGAGGCGACCCTGCGGGAGCTGTCGGTGGACTTCGCCCACGACGGTGTGGTGGCGCACGGCGAAGGCACCGCCTCCGGCGGCATCTTCTTCACCGACCCGGACGGAATCCGGCTCGAGGTCTACGCGCCCACCGGTGCCGAATCCGCGCCCGCGCCGAGTGGCGCCGCCCCCACCTGCGGCTTCTTCTGA
- a CDS encoding aminoglycoside 3'-phosphotransferase, producing the protein MSAAPAGWDAPLPPAVAALLGESPSWSEEHEGLSGGVVFAGGYWVKRGPEAIAEYERLRWLAGRDISVPEVAAFDEDVLVLADMGVPSLARRRGRAGAVMGEVLRGLHGVPVAGCPFDGRLEVMLPKARRRVLEGSVDADDFDDDNPLTPEQVLRRLFDEQPEDEDLVVAHGDFTPANVLEGGILIDVGALGVADRYRDLALAARDLREDFGAGEVGEFFTAYGLGEPDQRKLDYYRLLDELF; encoded by the coding sequence GTGAGCGCCGCACCGGCCGGCTGGGATGCGCCGCTGCCGCCGGCCGTCGCGGCTCTCCTCGGCGAATCGCCGAGCTGGTCGGAAGAGCACGAGGGATTGAGCGGCGGTGTCGTCTTCGCCGGCGGCTATTGGGTCAAACGGGGCCCGGAGGCCATTGCGGAGTACGAACGGTTGCGTTGGCTGGCCGGGCGCGACATTTCTGTACCCGAAGTGGCGGCGTTCGACGAGGACGTGCTGGTGCTGGCGGATATGGGGGTGCCGAGTCTGGCGCGGCGGCGTGGGCGAGCCGGTGCTGTGATGGGGGAGGTGCTGCGGGGATTGCACGGGGTGCCTGTCGCTGGATGCCCATTCGATGGGCGGCTCGAGGTGATGCTGCCGAAGGCTCGCAGGCGGGTGCTCGAGGGTTCGGTGGATGCGGACGATTTCGACGACGACAACCCGTTGACGCCCGAGCAGGTGCTGCGGCGGCTGTTCGACGAGCAGCCGGAGGACGAGGATCTGGTTGTCGCGCATGGTGATTTCACGCCGGCGAACGTGCTCGAGGGCGGCATCCTGATCGACGTCGGTGCGCTCGGGGTGGCCGATCGTTACCGTGATCTCGCGCTGGCCGCGCGGGATCTGCGAGAGGACTTCGGCGCCGGCGAGGTCGGGGAGTTCTTCACCGCGTACGGGCTCGGTGAACCGGATCAGCGCAAGCTCGACTACTACCGGCTGCTCGACGAACTGTTCTGA
- a CDS encoding nuclear transport factor 2 family protein translates to MRPPLPPFDRSSAEAKVRAAEDAWNTREPERVAAAYTPDSVWRNRDEHFAGRAAIVEFLTRKWAKENGYALRKELWAFDGNRIAVRFQYEWHDDDGRWWRSYGNEQWEFAADGLMARREASINDVRIDAAERRIFGPRPADDRTPLPQW, encoded by the coding sequence ATGCGACCCCCACTGCCCCCGTTCGATCGCAGCAGCGCCGAGGCGAAGGTGCGCGCCGCCGAGGACGCCTGGAACACTCGCGAACCCGAGCGCGTCGCCGCCGCCTACACGCCCGACTCGGTCTGGCGCAATCGTGACGAACACTTCGCCGGCCGCGCGGCCATCGTCGAATTCCTGACTCGGAAGTGGGCGAAGGAGAACGGGTACGCGCTGCGCAAGGAGCTGTGGGCCTTTGACGGCAACCGGATCGCGGTGCGGTTCCAGTACGAATGGCATGACGACGACGGCCGCTGGTGGCGCAGCTACGGCAACGAACAGTGGGAATTCGCCGCCGACGGGCTGATGGCGCGCCGGGAGGCGAGCATCAACGATGTCCGCATCGACGCCGCCGAGCGGCGCATTTTCGGACCGCGCCCGGCGGACGATCGGACGCCGTTGCCGCAGTGGTAG
- a CDS encoding pyridoxamine 5'-phosphate oxidase family protein: protein MVQQRMGQADIAARVGRMIRRDIPAVAADFLSEQSMVVVGAADNEGRMWASQLAGPPGFLRAAGPETVLVDTRPAAGDPLHEAASRDIRIGMIALQPQRRRRMRVNGTASAESDGLRIATDQVYSNCPKYISRREIRSYDPGAVAAPRRAVALDERQRVAIAEADTFFLATADAEGNADASHRGGNPGFVEVLSPTRLRWPDYRGNSMFMTLGNIAIDPRCGILVPNWTTGGSLQLTGTAELSWKPDTFAAGAQCSIEFTVTEVVDTAAGPLRWGPAELSPVNP from the coding sequence ATGGTGCAACAGCGGATGGGTCAGGCCGATATCGCCGCACGGGTCGGCCGGATGATCCGCCGCGATATCCCGGCCGTCGCCGCGGACTTCCTGTCCGAGCAGTCGATGGTCGTGGTCGGCGCCGCCGACAACGAGGGCCGGATGTGGGCGAGTCAACTGGCCGGACCGCCGGGGTTCCTGCGCGCGGCGGGCCCGGAGACCGTGCTGGTCGACACCCGGCCCGCGGCCGGCGACCCGCTGCACGAGGCCGCCTCACGCGACATCCGCATCGGCATGATCGCGCTGCAACCCCAGCGACGCCGGCGGATGCGCGTCAACGGCACCGCTTCGGCCGAGAGCGACGGCCTGCGCATCGCCACCGATCAGGTGTATTCGAATTGCCCGAAATACATCTCGCGCAGGGAGATCCGCTCATACGACCCGGGCGCGGTCGCCGCACCACGGCGCGCTGTCGCATTGGACGAGCGACAGCGCGTCGCCATCGCCGAGGCCGACACCTTTTTCCTCGCCACGGCGGATGCCGAAGGTAATGCCGACGCCTCCCATCGCGGCGGCAACCCAGGCTTCGTCGAGGTACTCTCACCCACCCGACTGCGCTGGCCGGACTATCGCGGCAACTCGATGTTCATGACCCTCGGCAATATCGCGATCGACCCCCGCTGCGGCATCCTGGTGCCCAACTGGACCACCGGGGGCAGTTTGCAACTCACCGGGACCGCCGAATTGTCCTGGAAACCGGACACCTTCGCCGCCGGTGCGCAGTGCTCGATCGAATTCACCGTCACCGAGGTCGTCGACACCGCGGCGGGTCCGCTGCGATGGGGGCCCGCCGAACTCTCACCCGTCAATCCCTGA
- a CDS encoding glycosyltransferase: MRVAVVAGPDPGHAFPAIALCLRFAAAGDEPVLFTGPRWFEAARAAGIGVRRLKGLAPREIDDDGDAGQRIHERAAHISTEILPELSAMLPELVVSDVLTAGGGMAAERLGVPWVELSPHPLYLPSKALPPIGSGLAPGTGLRGRMRDGFLRAMTARAIEQGRRQRARARESVGLPGEDPGPIARLIATLPALEVPRPDWPEIAHLVGPLLWEPTDAVLELPPGDGPLVMVAPSTAHTGVAGMVETVLAGLDGTGVRVAVSMLDEPPADLPPWATAGLGRQDELLRHASVVVGGGGHGLLAKSLTAGVPVVTVPGGGDQWELANRAARHGSSLLVRPLTADAVREAVLRVLSEPGFAASAAQAAAGLSVVTDPVEVCHTVLATAR; encoded by the coding sequence ATGCGAGTAGCCGTCGTCGCAGGCCCGGATCCGGGTCACGCGTTCCCCGCTATCGCGCTGTGCCTGCGCTTCGCCGCCGCCGGTGACGAGCCGGTGCTGTTCACCGGGCCACGCTGGTTCGAGGCGGCTCGGGCCGCCGGCATCGGGGTGCGCAGGCTCAAAGGGCTGGCACCGCGCGAGATCGATGACGATGGCGATGCCGGGCAGCGCATCCATGAACGCGCCGCGCACATTTCGACCGAGATCCTGCCCGAGCTCAGCGCGATGCTGCCGGAACTGGTGGTCTCCGATGTGCTGACCGCCGGCGGCGGGATGGCGGCCGAACGGCTCGGCGTGCCGTGGGTGGAGCTGTCGCCGCATCCGCTGTATCTGCCCTCGAAGGCGCTGCCACCCATCGGCAGTGGGCTCGCACCGGGCACCGGACTGCGCGGCCGGATGCGTGACGGATTCTTGCGCGCGATGACCGCGCGCGCCATCGAACAGGGTCGCCGCCAGCGGGCGCGGGCCCGGGAGAGCGTCGGGCTGCCGGGGGAGGACCCGGGTCCGATCGCCCGGCTGATCGCGACCCTGCCTGCTCTGGAGGTGCCGCGTCCGGACTGGCCGGAGATCGCGCATCTGGTCGGGCCGTTGCTGTGGGAGCCGACCGATGCGGTGCTCGAGCTGCCGCCCGGTGACGGTCCGCTGGTGATGGTGGCGCCGTCCACCGCGCATACCGGTGTCGCCGGCATGGTGGAGACGGTGCTGGCCGGGCTGGACGGTACCGGTGTGCGAGTGGCGGTGTCGATGCTGGACGAACCGCCCGCCGACCTGCCGCCCTGGGCCACCGCGGGCCTCGGCCGCCAGGACGAGCTGCTGCGCCATGCCTCCGTCGTGGTCGGCGGCGGCGGTCACGGACTGCTCGCCAAATCGCTGACGGCCGGTGTGCCCGTGGTGACGGTGCCCGGCGGCGGTGACCAATGGGAGCTGGCCAATCGCGCCGCCCGCCACGGCAGTTCGCTGCTGGTGCGCCCGCTCACCGCCGACGCCGTCCGCGAGGCCGTCCTGCGCGTGCTGTCCGAACCCGGTTTCGCCGCCTCCGCCGCCCAAGCCGCCGCGGGCCTGTCGGTGGTGACCGACCCGGTCGAGGTCTGTCACACCGTCCTCGCCACCGCCCGCTGA